In Streptomyces capitiformicae, one genomic interval encodes:
- a CDS encoding flavin monoamine oxidase family protein — MTASGSCWIVNCPAIRLHQTQGRPLVAAGKSVAVLEARDRVGGRLLNHDLGDGQVTEIGGQYVGPTQDHILALAKEVGVETYQAAIPGEAVYVNDGKAKRFTGHTPPDLLALPDMGIALARVGQAAAKVDPAAPWKAANARELDAMTYETWLRKAEITGDAVDMISLFLNSAYGGEARDASALFSLWYVSTFGNETHPGTMERGTGTTGGAQDSRFVGGSQLVAQRLAEELDGRVHLSAPVRRISQDATGVTVVSDAGDWRAERVIVAVPPLVASRIVWDPLLPAQQDQLFQRLPFGTLMKCVAVYDKPFWRQDGLSGMGLLRGGSPIREMFDNTPPDGGPGVLMGFLGGREWRKWAHRPAAERRGAVLRCFAQVVGDRAFDTVEYVEQDWTAEQWTQGGPTSVAAPGVLTDFGQWRDRPHHRVHWAGAEFSPYWNGYMDGAVRSGRHTATELLRCRGAVAATRAGPDRDRAACAGRTVRPGNPGGLDEDTARRIASPGSPSDVRLPA, encoded by the coding sequence ATCACGGCCTCCGGAAGCTGCTGGATCGTCAATTGTCCAGCAATCCGACTCCATCAGACCCAGGGCAGACCACTCGTCGCGGCGGGCAAGTCGGTGGCCGTGCTGGAGGCCCGTGACCGGGTGGGCGGCCGGCTGCTCAACCACGACCTCGGCGACGGTCAGGTGACCGAGATCGGCGGGCAGTATGTGGGTCCGACCCAGGACCACATCCTGGCGCTGGCCAAGGAGGTCGGCGTGGAGACCTACCAGGCTGCCATTCCCGGCGAGGCCGTCTACGTCAACGACGGCAAGGCCAAGCGGTTCACGGGGCACACCCCGCCGGACCTGCTCGCGCTGCCGGACATGGGTATTGCGCTGGCCCGGGTCGGCCAGGCCGCGGCCAAGGTGGACCCGGCCGCACCGTGGAAGGCGGCGAACGCCCGTGAGCTGGACGCCATGACCTATGAGACCTGGCTGCGCAAGGCCGAGATCACCGGTGACGCCGTCGACATGATCAGCCTTTTCCTGAACTCCGCCTACGGCGGCGAGGCCCGCGACGCGTCCGCCCTGTTCAGCCTCTGGTACGTCTCGACGTTCGGCAACGAGACCCACCCCGGCACCATGGAGCGCGGCACCGGAACGACCGGTGGCGCCCAGGACAGCCGGTTCGTCGGCGGTTCACAGCTGGTCGCCCAGCGTCTCGCCGAGGAACTCGACGGCCGTGTCCACCTGTCGGCGCCGGTGCGGCGCATCAGCCAGGATGCCACTGGTGTCACCGTGGTCTCCGACGCCGGTGACTGGCGGGCCGAGCGGGTGATCGTCGCCGTGCCGCCGCTGGTGGCCTCGCGGATCGTGTGGGACCCGCTGCTGCCCGCCCAGCAGGACCAGCTTTTCCAGCGGCTGCCGTTCGGCACCCTCATGAAGTGTGTCGCCGTCTACGACAAGCCGTTCTGGCGCCAGGACGGGCTGTCCGGGATGGGCCTGCTGCGCGGCGGCTCGCCCATCCGCGAGATGTTCGACAACACCCCGCCCGACGGCGGGCCGGGCGTCCTGATGGGCTTCCTCGGCGGCCGGGAATGGCGCAAGTGGGCCCACCGCCCGGCCGCCGAGCGCCGCGGCGCGGTGCTGCGCTGCTTCGCCCAGGTCGTCGGGGACCGTGCCTTCGACACCGTCGAATACGTCGAGCAGGACTGGACCGCCGAGCAGTGGACCCAGGGCGGCCCCACCTCCGTCGCCGCCCCCGGCGTGCTCACCGACTTCGGCCAGTGGAGGGACCGCCCCCACCACCGCGTGCACTGGGCGGGCGCCGAGTTCTCCCCCTACTGGAACGGCTACATGGACGGCGCGGTCCGCTCCGGCCGCCACACCGCCACCGAACTCCTCCGGTGTCGTGGTGCCGTTGCAGCGACGCGAGCAGGACCAGACCGTGACCGCGCTGCGTGCGCTGGCCGAACTGTTCGTCCAGGGAACCCCGGTGGACTGGACGAAGACACTGCCCGGCGTATCGCCTCGCCAGGTTCCCCTTCCGACGTACGCCTTCCAGCGTGA
- a CDS encoding transposase, with the protein MAAPRKYSLELRERAVRMYRTSDPKPQIKKLAVDLGVHPEALRGWIRQAEADAGERDDRLTTDERAELAALRKENVQLKRANEVLRTASAFFAAQLDPTRPR; encoded by the coding sequence ATGGCTGCGCCCAGAAAGTACTCGTTGGAGTTGCGTGAGCGAGCGGTGCGGATGTACCGCACCTCCGATCCAAAGCCGCAGATCAAGAAGCTGGCCGTCGATCTCGGCGTGCACCCCGAGGCCCTGCGCGGCTGGATCCGGCAGGCCGAGGCCGACGCCGGCGAGCGCGACGACCGGCTGACCACCGACGAACGCGCCGAGCTCGCGGCGCTGCGCAAGGAGAACGTCCAGCTCAAGCGGGCGAATGAGGTCCTTCGGACGGCCTCGGCTTTTTTCGCGGCCCAGCTCGACCCGACCCGGCCCAGGTGA
- a CDS encoding IS3 family transposase — MTALLDEHPHLGVEPVLRELSVPSSTYYRWRRAEREPCERVRRDAELTEQIKEIHADSGGVYGSPRVHAVLKREGVHVGRKRVERLMREAAIEGISPRRKGFTRRDPKATLAPDMVQRDFTASAPNRLWVTDLTMIATGEGPLWLSAIRDAFSRRVVAWETSARADADLVLSTLEYALASREVEPGQLIHHADHGCQYTSIKLTTRLLRAGVQASMGSVGDSYDNALAENLWMITKTECIRGRVFATRAEANLALFEYIDGFYNTRRIQKRLGYLSPIEFEEKHYADQATAERTNLKPRQPALTS; from the coding sequence GTGACGGCGCTCCTCGACGAGCACCCGCACCTGGGGGTCGAGCCCGTACTGCGGGAACTGTCCGTCCCCTCCTCCACCTACTACCGGTGGCGCCGTGCCGAGCGTGAGCCGTGCGAACGCGTGCGCCGGGACGCGGAACTCACCGAGCAGATCAAGGAGATCCACGCCGACTCGGGTGGTGTCTACGGCTCGCCGCGCGTGCATGCCGTGCTCAAGCGCGAGGGCGTCCACGTGGGCCGCAAGCGGGTCGAGCGACTGATGCGGGAGGCCGCGATCGAGGGGATCAGCCCGCGCCGGAAGGGCTTCACACGCCGGGACCCCAAGGCCACCCTGGCCCCGGACATGGTCCAGCGCGACTTCACCGCGAGTGCGCCGAACCGGCTGTGGGTCACCGACCTGACGATGATCGCGACCGGCGAGGGCCCGCTGTGGCTCTCGGCGATCCGGGACGCGTTCTCCCGCCGGGTGGTGGCCTGGGAGACCTCCGCCCGTGCGGACGCCGACCTGGTGCTGTCCACGCTCGAGTACGCCCTCGCCTCCCGCGAGGTCGAGCCCGGACAGCTCATTCATCACGCGGATCACGGCTGTCAATATACGTCGATCAAGCTCACAACTCGCCTGCTGCGAGCGGGAGTTCAGGCATCCATGGGCTCGGTCGGAGACTCGTACGACAACGCCCTCGCGGAGAACCTGTGGATGATCACCAAGACGGAGTGCATCCGCGGCCGCGTCTTCGCCACCCGGGCCGAGGCGAACCTCGCGCTGTTCGAGTACATCGACGGCTTCTATAACACCCGGCGCATCCAGAAACGGCTCGGCTACCTCAGTCCGATCGAGTTCGAGGAGAAGCACTACGCCGACCAGGCAACGGCCGAACGAACGAACCTGAAACCCCGTCAACCCGCCCTGACCAGCTGA
- a CDS encoding polyketide synthase dehydratase domain-containing protein — MLGTAVALAGTDEVLFSGRVSLRTHAWLADHRVLGVPVLPAAAVVEAVVQAGDLVGARAVAQLDVTGPLVLPEEGEVLLQLRVGAPDESGRRPLALYARSDEPQASWAPHAEGLYDAEDGPSDVRADEGAAAEHTAEVRLPDGLLGEAAGYGLHPALLDAAVSGLPGAVGTDTVPVAAQWRGVRLHATGATVVRVRATRTGERSFRLDLADAVGDAVASVASVTFEEVPGERFAAVPGGIPRDALFRLDWLPADLREPDEPSTWTVLDAPEDIATAAEAAVGAGADAALLSWPAAGDDTVTATHSATRRALDLVRGWLADDRLEKTPLLVLTSGAVATTEPALLHVHPHPPSALRQDRYAHLTEPY, encoded by the coding sequence TTGCTGGGGACGGCCGTAGCTCTGGCCGGTACCGACGAGGTGCTGTTCTCGGGCCGGGTGTCCCTGCGTACCCATGCCTGGCTTGCCGACCACCGGGTCCTGGGCGTGCCGGTGCTGCCCGCGGCGGCCGTCGTGGAGGCGGTGGTCCAGGCCGGGGATCTCGTCGGCGCACGCGCGGTGGCGCAGCTCGATGTGACGGGTCCGCTGGTCCTGCCCGAGGAGGGCGAGGTCCTGCTCCAGCTGCGGGTCGGCGCGCCCGACGAGTCCGGGCGTCGTCCGCTGGCCCTGTACGCCCGGTCGGACGAGCCCCAAGCCTCGTGGGCCCCGCACGCCGAGGGCCTGTACGACGCCGAAGACGGTCCGTCGGACGTTCGGGCCGACGAGGGCGCGGCGGCCGAGCACACCGCCGAGGTCCGGCTCCCCGACGGGCTCCTCGGGGAGGCAGCCGGGTACGGGCTGCATCCCGCGCTGCTCGATGCGGCGGTGTCCGGCCTGCCCGGCGCCGTGGGCACGGACACCGTTCCGGTCGCCGCCCAATGGCGTGGGGTGCGGCTCCATGCCACGGGGGCCACCGTCGTCCGGGTGCGGGCCACGCGGACCGGGGAGCGGTCCTTCCGGCTCGACCTCGCCGATGCCGTCGGCGACGCGGTGGCATCAGTCGCCTCGGTCACCTTCGAGGAGGTGCCGGGCGAGCGGTTCGCAGCGGTTCCCGGTGGAATCCCGCGCGACGCGCTGTTCCGCCTGGACTGGTTGCCGGCCGACCTCCGTGAGCCGGACGAGCCGTCCACCTGGACGGTGCTGGACGCTCCGGAGGACATCGCCACGGCCGCCGAGGCCGCCGTCGGCGCCGGTGCCGACGCCGCGCTGCTGTCCTGGCCCGCCGCCGGGGACGACACGGTCACCGCCACGCACTCCGCGACCCGGCGGGCCCTGGACCTGGTGCGCGGGTGGCTGGCCGACGACCGGCTCGAGAAGACCCCCCTGCTCGTCCTCACCTCCGGAGCCGTCGCCACCACCGAGCCCGCTCTACTTCATGTGCATCCACATCCCCCGAGTGCCCTCAGACAGGACCGATACGCACACCTAACGGAGCCCTACTAG